From one bacterium genomic stretch:
- a CDS encoding DUF2232 domain-containing protein, giving the protein MASHTRRHPTRGLTEGAILAALTAIIAAAGLLAPPVALLLAPLPIMLLVIRWGMRIAVLAGIIAAAALFQFTGPLNAVSAVAMFAPLGLALGWGVRRGLAAQWTILTGAVAFLLASLAMLAAAGALMHQDVMGDFIRAQVQAMQMSVDLQRRLGAPGTQVEELRKMIAILPQFLRTALPVALGFGALLWSYLCYAVARSVLRRVGHPLPAIPPIGTWRLSAALASVMLWAGAILSLGALRAPQFGGAALDAMLVNLFAFGFQGVLVGVAWANRRGYPRLVQILFGVMLLVAGVLPLMGLAILGMLDTWWDFRRLTPPRGGTAPGAPAPASKEMGGGPAGPDGQPMGRTTKVVHQR; this is encoded by the coding sequence GTGGCTTCGCACACACGGCGGCATCCCACCCGCGGCCTGACCGAAGGCGCGATCCTCGCCGCGCTCACGGCGATCATCGCGGCGGCCGGTCTGCTCGCGCCGCCCGTGGCCTTGTTGCTGGCTCCGCTGCCGATCATGCTGCTCGTGATCCGGTGGGGCATGCGCATCGCCGTGCTGGCCGGCATCATCGCGGCGGCCGCGCTCTTCCAGTTCACCGGACCGCTCAACGCCGTATCCGCCGTTGCGATGTTCGCGCCGCTCGGCCTGGCGCTCGGTTGGGGAGTCCGCCGCGGCCTGGCGGCGCAGTGGACGATCCTGACCGGCGCCGTGGCGTTTCTCCTGGCGTCGCTCGCCATGCTGGCCGCGGCCGGCGCGCTGATGCATCAGGACGTGATGGGCGATTTCATCAGGGCCCAGGTCCAGGCGATGCAGATGTCCGTGGACCTCCAGCGGCGGCTCGGGGCCCCGGGCACCCAGGTCGAGGAACTCCGGAAGATGATCGCGATTCTGCCGCAGTTCCTGCGCACCGCGCTGCCCGTGGCGCTCGGCTTCGGCGCGCTGCTGTGGTCCTATCTCTGCTACGCGGTGGCGCGCTCGGTGCTGCGCCGGGTCGGGCACCCGCTGCCGGCGATACCGCCCATCGGCACGTGGCGCCTGTCGGCCGCCCTCGCGTCGGTGATGCTGTGGGCCGGCGCGATCCTGTCACTCGGCGCCCTCCGGGCGCCGCAATTCGGCGGCGCGGCACTCGACGCGATGCTGGTCAACCTCTTCGCCTTCGGCTTCCAGGGGGTGCTGGTCGGCGTCGCGTGGGCCAACCGTCGCGGGTATCCCCGGCTCGTGCAAATTCTGTTCGGGGTCATGCTGTTGGTCGCGGGCGTCCTGCCCCTGATGGGACTCGCGATCCTGGGAATGCTGGACACCTGGTGGGACTTCCGCCGGCTCACTCCGCCGCGAGGAGGCACCGCGCCGGGTGCTCCGGCGCCGGCGTCGAAGGAGATGGGCGGCGGCCCCGCCGGGCCGGACGGGCAGCCGATGGGCCGCACGACCAAGGTGGTGCATCAGCGGTGA